The Zingiber officinale cultivar Zhangliang unplaced genomic scaffold, Zo_v1.1 ctg224, whole genome shotgun sequence genome segment AAAAACATATGTTTCATCAATTTACCTGCAAGGGAATAATGAAGTTTGATATCAATGAATCAGTGGCACAAAACAAGCCTCCCTTTCTTGCATCCTCCAAATGGCTCTTATGCAGTACCATAAGAACAGTCTTAATTGACCATCACTGCATCTGTCAGATTCTGGTCATCAACTATCCCTTCAGTGGTAACGGATTCATCATTATATGCATTATCAATCCCATAATTCTGATTGCTAGGGATGTTTCCAGCAAATACTTTCAAGAGCATCAACACTTGCAGACAGCAGCAGACAGCAACCCACTAGCAGTGTACGTAGTAGTTTGCAAACCTCCACAAATCTTATGCAGATTATGTGTCTGATTTTTGAAGGGAGCCTTCCCCTTTTCAACAATATTCTCAGTATTAGGAACCTTAAAGGACTTCGACTCTGGTTTTGACATTAACATGCTCTGCAGAAATTGGACTACAAAATGATAATTAACATTGATTCCATGATCTATTTGATAAGCACCTGCAGGTCCCTTGTTATCAAAGGAATGTAGATTCACTCATGAACCTTTCCTGTTATCCAGTGTAAGCTGTCCAATGTTGCTACAATTTCTCCAATCTGTTCATGTGAAAAATTACCAACTGTGAACTTTTCTGCCACTCCTTTTACTTCTATCAAACTATAACCAGGCTCCTTCTTCACCCTACTATATCTTAACAATTTCCTAGCTTCAGCAGCTCCCTCCCACTTTCCATCTGATGCATATAAATTTGCCAAGAGAACATAAGGTGAACTAGTGCTCGGTTGAAGTTCCAAAAGCTTAATAGCTACCCGTTCTCCAATAGCAACATCTTTATGAAGGCGGCATGAGGAAAGCAAGTTGCCCCAGATCACATAGTCATTCTGATAGGGAGACATTTTAATGTAATCCTCAGCCTCTAGCAATCTCCCAGATCGACCCAACATATCAATCAAGCAAGATAAGTGTTCGATTTCAGGACATATTCCATATGTTTCCTCCATTGAATTAAATAATGTCAAACCTTCATCAACTAGGCCAGCATGGCTGCAAGCTGTTAAAAGTCCAATGAATGTGACAGACTCGGGAGTGAATCCTTCACGTTTCATCTGCTCAAAAATTTCCAAAGTGGTCATTGCGTGCCCATGGTTCCCAAGCCCGGCAATGATTGTGTTATAAGATATCACATTATTAATCGGCATCAAATCAAACACAAGCATAGCATATCGGCTACAGCCACACTTAGCATACATGTTAATGAGAGCATTAAAAAGGACTATGTCAAGATTCATCCAAGTTCTTACTAAATGGGCATGAATCTGACCTCCATAGTGAAATAAAGCAAGTTCTGCACATATAGCCAAAGCACTAGCTGTGGTGAATGCATCAGGACTTAAACTAGAGTTATTCTCCATTACAGTCATCTCTCTAAACAACATCAACCCTTTCATATGCTCCTGACAATTGGAACATGCATCAATATAAGTGTTATATGTTATGATATCCTTATTATTGATCGACATAAAAGCTTTATCTACCTCTTCAGATAAATTGCATATTGAGTACATCTTTAAGATAACATTTCCAACAAAAGCTGTGGTGTCAAGACCCCGTTTGACCGTCTGGCAGTGCAATTCAAGGCCTAATACCAAATCATCCACAGTTGAGCATATTCCTAGCAGAGCCACATAAGAAAATTCATCTGGATGCAAACCTTGCTGGTTCATAAGTCTGA includes the following:
- the LOC122036927 gene encoding pentatricopeptide repeat-containing protein DOT4, chloroplastic-like isoform X5, which encodes MLLRKLGMLLQECSTKRTFRLGVALHASVVKNGVESDLFLSNHLINMYAKCKDFESSNCIFDHMPIRNIVSWSALIAGYDQASNPSIALNLFAQMPFQPNEYIYGSIISSCATLFALAQGRQVHGQSLKNGYEGISFVYNSLMSMYIKCDCMDDALRIFRSILKPNSISYNAMITGFAEKFKLDKSLELFRLMNQQGLHPDEFSYVALLGICSTVDDLVLGLELHCQTVKRGLDTTAFVGNVILKMYSICNLSEEEHMKGLMLFREMTVMENNSSLSPDAFTTASALAICAELALFHYGGQIHAHLVRTWMNLDIVLFNALINMYAKCGCSRYAMLVFDLMPINNVISYNTIIAGLGNHGHAMTTLEIFEQMKREGFTPESVTFIGLLTACSHAGLVDEGLTLFNSMEETYGICPEIEHLSCLIDMLGRSGRLLEAEDYIKMSPYQNDYVIWGNLLSSCRLHKDVAIGERVAIKLLELQPSTSSPYVLLANLYASDGKWEGAAEARKLLRYSRVKKEPGYSLIEVKGVAEKFTVGNFSHEQIGEIVATLDSLHWITGKVHE
- the LOC122036927 gene encoding pentatricopeptide repeat-containing protein At1g06140, mitochondrial-like isoform X3 — protein: MMGTGVLSCYKFHAFMLLRKLGMLLQECSTKRTFRLGVALHASVVKNGVESDLFLSNHLINMYAKCKDFESSNCIFDHMPIRNIVSWSALIAGYDQASNPSIALNLFAQMPFQPNEYIYGSIISSCATLFALAQGRQVHGQSLKNGYEGISFVYNSLMSMYIKCDCMDDALRIFRSILKPNSISYNAMITGFAEKFKLDKSLELFRLMNQQGLELHCQTVKRGLDTTAFVGNVILKMYSICNLSEEVDKAFMSINNKDIITYNTYIDACSNCQEHMKGLMLFREMTVMENNSSLSPDAFTTASALAICAELALFHYGGQIHAHLVRTWMNLDIVLFNALINMYAKCGCSRYAMLVFDLMPINNVISYNTIIAGLGNHGHAMTTLEIFEQMKREGFTPESVTFIGLLTACSHAGLVDEGLTLFNSMEETYGICPEIEHLSCLIDMLGRSGRLLEAEDYIKMSPYQNDYVIWGNLLSSCRLHKDVAIGERVAIKLLELQPSTSSPYVLLANLYASDGKWEGAAEARKLLRYSRVKKEPGYSLIEVKGVAEKFTVGNFSHEQIGEIVATLDSLHWITGKVHE
- the LOC122036927 gene encoding pentatricopeptide repeat-containing protein At2g13600-like isoform X6, whose protein sequence is MMGTGVLSCYKFHAFMLLRKLGMLLQECSTKRTFRLGVALHASVVKNGVESDLFLSNHLINMYAKCKDFESSNCIFDHMPIRNIVSWSALIAGYDQASNPSIALNLFAQMPFQPNEYIYGSIISSCATLFALAQGRQVHGQSLKNGYEGISFVYNSLMSMYIKCDCMDDALRIFRSILKPNSISYNAMITGFAEKFKLDKSLELFRLMNQQGLELHCQTVKRGLDTTAFVGNVILKMYSICNLSEEEHMKGLMLFREMTVMENNSSLSPDAFTTASALAICAELALFHYGGQIHAHLVRTWMNLDIVLFNALINMYAKCGCSRYAMLVFDLMPINNVISYNTIIAGLGNHGHAMTTLEIFEQMKREGFTPESVTFIGLLTACSHAGLVDEGLTLFNSMEETYGICPEIEHLSCLIDMLGRSGRLLEAEDYIKMSPYQNDYVIWGNLLSSCRLHKDVAIGERVAIKLLELQPSTSSPYVLLANLYASDGKWEGAAEARKLLRYSRVKKEPGYSLIEVKGVAEKFTVGNFSHEQIGEIVATLDSLHWITGKVHE
- the LOC122036927 gene encoding pentatricopeptide repeat-containing protein DOT4, chloroplastic-like isoform X2, coding for MLLRKLGMLLQECSTKRTFRLGVALHASVVKNGVESDLFLSNHLINMYAKCKDFESSNCIFDHMPIRNIVSWSALIAGYDQASNPSIALNLFAQMPFQPNEYIYGSIISSCATLFALAQGRQVHGQSLKNGYEGISFVYNSLMSMYIKCDCMDDALRIFRSILKPNSISYNAMITGFAEKFKLDKSLELFRLMNQQGLHPDEFSYVALLGICSTVDDLVLGLELHCQTVKRGLDTTAFVGNVILKMYSICNLSEEVDKAFMSINNKDIITYNTYIDACSNCQEHMKGLMLFREMTVMENNSSLSPDAFTTASALAICAELALFHYGGQIHAHLVRTWMNLDIVLFNALINMYAKCGCSRYAMLVFDLMPINNVISYNTIIAGLGNHGHAMTTLEIFEQMKREGFTPESVTFIGLLTACSHAGLVDEGLTLFNSMEETYGICPEIEHLSCLIDMLGRSGRLLEAEDYIKMSPYQNDYVIWGNLLSSCRLHKDVAIGERVAIKLLELQPSTSSPYVLLANLYASDGKWEGAAEARKLLRYSRVKKEPGYSLIEVKGVAEKFTVGNFSHEQIGEIVATLDSLHWITGKVHE
- the LOC122036927 gene encoding pentatricopeptide repeat-containing protein At1g06140, mitochondrial-like isoform X7; translated protein: MLLRKLGMLLQECSTKRTFRLGVALHASVVKNGVESDLFLSNHLINMYAKCKDFESSNCIFDHMPIRNIVSWSALIAGYDQASNPSIALNLFAQMPFQPNEYIYGSIISSCATLFALAQGRQVHGQSLKNGYEGISFVYNSLMSMYIKCDCMDDALRIFRSILKPNSISYNAMITGFAEKFKLDKSLELFRLMNQQGLELHCQTVKRGLDTTAFVGNVILKMYSICNLSEEEHMKGLMLFREMTVMENNSSLSPDAFTTASALAICAELALFHYGGQIHAHLVRTWMNLDIVLFNALINMYAKCGCSRYAMLVFDLMPINNVISYNTIIAGLGNHGHAMTTLEIFEQMKREGFTPESVTFIGLLTACSHAGLVDEGLTLFNSMEETYGICPEIEHLSCLIDMLGRSGRLLEAEDYIKMSPYQNDYVIWGNLLSSCRLHKDVAIGERVAIKLLELQPSTSSPYVLLANLYASDGKWEGAAEARKLLRYSRVKKEPGYSLIEVKGVAEKFTVGNFSHEQIGEIVATLDSLHWITGKVHE
- the LOC122036927 gene encoding putative pentatricopeptide repeat-containing protein At5g59200, chloroplastic isoform X9 is translated as MGFAEKFKLDKSLELFRLMNQQGLELHCQTVKRGLDTTAFVGNVILKMYSICNLSEEEHMKGLMLFREMTVMENNSSLSPDAFTTASALAICAELALFHYGGQIHAHLVRTWMNLDIVLFNALINMYAKCGCSRYAMLVFDLMPINNVISYNTIIAGLGNHGHAMTTLEIFEQMKREGFTPESVTFIGLLTACSHAGLVDEGLTLFNSMEETYGICPEIEHLSCLIDMLGRSGRLLEAEDYIKMSPYQNDYVIWGNLLSSCRLHKDVAIGERVAIKLLELQPSTSSPYVLLANLYASDGKWEGAAEARKLLRYSRVKKEPGYSLIEVKGVAEKFTVGNFSHEQIGEIVATLDSLHWITGKVHE
- the LOC122036927 gene encoding pentatricopeptide repeat-containing protein DOT4, chloroplastic-like isoform X4; translation: MMGTGVLSCYKFHAFMLLRKLGMLLQECSTKRTFRLGVALHASVVKNGVESDLFLSNHLINMYAKCKDFESSNCIFDHMPIRNIVSWSALIAGYDQASNPSIALNLFAQMPFQPNEYIYGSIISSCATLFALAQGRQVHGQSLKNGYEGISFVYNSLMSMYIKCDCMDDALRIFRSILKPNSISYNAMITGFAEKFKLDKSLELFRLMNQQGLHPDEFSYVALLGICSTVDDLVLGLELHCQTVKRGLDTTAFVGNVILKMYSICNLSEEEHMKGLMLFREMTVMENNSSLSPDAFTTASALAICAELALFHYGGQIHAHLVRTWMNLDIVLFNALINMYAKCGCSRYAMLVFDLMPINNVISYNTIIAGLGNHGHAMTTLEIFEQMKREGFTPESVTFIGLLTACSHAGLVDEGLTLFNSMEETYGICPEIEHLSCLIDMLGRSGRLLEAEDYIKMSPYQNDYVIWGNLLSSCRLHKDVAIGERVAIKLLELQPSTSSPYVLLANLYASDGKWEGAAEARKLLRYSRVKKEPGYSLIEVKGVAEKFTVGNFSHEQIGEIVATLDSLHWITGKVHE
- the LOC122036927 gene encoding putative pentatricopeptide repeat-containing protein At5g59200, chloroplastic isoform X8 encodes the protein MMGTGVLSCYKFHAFMLLRKLGMLLQECSTKRTFRLGVALHASVVKNGFAEKFKLDKSLELFRLMNQQGLELHCQTVKRGLDTTAFVGNVILKMYSICNLSEEVDKAFMSINNKDIITYNTYIDACSNCQEHMKGLMLFREMTVMENNSSLSPDAFTTASALAICAELALFHYGGQIHAHLVRTWMNLDIVLFNALINMYAKCGCSRYAMLVFDLMPINNVISYNTIIAGLGNHGHAMTTLEIFEQMKREGFTPESVTFIGLLTACSHAGLVDEGLTLFNSMEETYGICPEIEHLSCLIDMLGRSGRLLEAEDYIKMSPYQNDYVIWGNLLSSCRLHKDVAIGERVAIKLLELQPSTSSPYVLLANLYASDGKWEGAAEARKLLRYSRVKKEPGYSLIEVKGVAEKFTVGNFSHEQIGEIVATLDSLHWITGKVHE
- the LOC122036927 gene encoding pentatricopeptide repeat-containing protein DOT4, chloroplastic-like isoform X1 — its product is MMGTGVLSCYKFHAFMLLRKLGMLLQECSTKRTFRLGVALHASVVKNGVESDLFLSNHLINMYAKCKDFESSNCIFDHMPIRNIVSWSALIAGYDQASNPSIALNLFAQMPFQPNEYIYGSIISSCATLFALAQGRQVHGQSLKNGYEGISFVYNSLMSMYIKCDCMDDALRIFRSILKPNSISYNAMITGFAEKFKLDKSLELFRLMNQQGLHPDEFSYVALLGICSTVDDLVLGLELHCQTVKRGLDTTAFVGNVILKMYSICNLSEEVDKAFMSINNKDIITYNTYIDACSNCQEHMKGLMLFREMTVMENNSSLSPDAFTTASALAICAELALFHYGGQIHAHLVRTWMNLDIVLFNALINMYAKCGCSRYAMLVFDLMPINNVISYNTIIAGLGNHGHAMTTLEIFEQMKREGFTPESVTFIGLLTACSHAGLVDEGLTLFNSMEETYGICPEIEHLSCLIDMLGRSGRLLEAEDYIKMSPYQNDYVIWGNLLSSCRLHKDVAIGERVAIKLLELQPSTSSPYVLLANLYASDGKWEGAAEARKLLRYSRVKKEPGYSLIEVKGVAEKFTVGNFSHEQIGEIVATLDSLHWITGKVHE